The following DNA comes from Rhodopseudomonas boonkerdii.
GTGCTCGTCCCCATGTTCATGGTTGAAGAGCCGCTGGCACGCGCCGAGTTCGAGGCGGTGCTGCCGGACTTCCCGCACGAGGGCGGCGACCTGCAGATTTTTATGCCGCCAGCACGCGCCGGTATCGCACGGGTGCGGGCACTCGTCGCCTTTCTTTACGAAAAGTTCGACCGCGAAGTCTGAGGTGCGTAGGAGACCGATCGCGAACTTCTTCCTTGTTCGGGTTGCGCTTCCAGCAACGCTGAGTTCTTCGATCCCCGTCTTCATTGCCGCGAGGATATTTCGAGATGATGAGGCACAAATCGACACGATGACCGGTTTGGCAATAGTCCGGCTTCACCCCGAAGGGATGGAACATGCTTCACAGATCGATCGATCGTGTCACCGCCATACCGCCGCTCGGACCTGGCTTCGATGGCGAGCATCACAAGGCGGCGCTGGTGGTGGCCCCGGGAAATTTCCACGCCACAGACCCGTTTTTTCTGATGGCCGACGACCACATCACGCTGGAAGGGCGCTTCGGCGAGGCGCATCCCCATGCCGGGCTGGAAACTGTAACCTTCATGCTGGACGGCACGATGGAGGACACCGGCGGCCGGCTGGCAAAAGGCGACGTCGAATGGATGACGGCAGGCAGCGGCATCGTCCATTCGGAGGATGCGATGGTGTCGACGGGTATGCGATTGTTCCAGCTATGGCTGGTGCTGCCCGTGGAACAGCGCAACATGCCGCCGCGTGTGCAGATCCTGCAGCGCGCGGCGATGCCGGTCCATCTTGAACCGGGGATCGAGGCGACGGTCTACAGCGGCCGGTTGGGTAACGCGGCGGCGCCGACGAAGAATGCGGTCCCCGTCACGCTGGCGGACATCCGGATGGAGCCGGGCGCTACCTTCGCGCCGGAACTACCCGCCGCCTATAACGCCTTCACAGTGGTGATCGATGGTGAGGCGGCGGCCGGTGCCCGTGACGAACCGCTGTCGGGCAACATGGTTGGCTGGACCGGTCCCGTCGGCGGCGGTTCCAGCACGCTTGCGCTGCGAGCCGGGGCGAAAGGCGCCCGGATGTTGCTGTACGCCGGACAGCCCCAGAACATTGAGGTCGTGGCGCAGGGGCCATTTATCGCCGGGTCCCGGGACGAACTGGCGGCATATCACGCCGCTTATCGCCACGGCAGATTCCCGCACGCCGGCACGATGCGGCCGATGGCCCTCGCATGACGCGGTCAAATCTAAAGGAGCCGAACATGGCGAGGAAAATCGAGATACCGACGACCGGCACGCCTGCCGTCCTGAGAGTGGTGGAAACAGAGGTCGGATTGCCCGGCGCCGGGCAGGTGCGGCTGGTGCAAACAGCGATCGGCATCAACTATGTCGATGTCATGGTCCGCAAGGGTCTATACCCGATGCGGCTTCCCGCCACGCTGGGCTTCGAAGCGGCGGGTGTGGTCGACGCTCTAGGTCCGGGAGTGATAGGCTTCACACCGGGAGACCGCGTCGCCTATTTCTTCGTCGAGGGAGCATACGCCACCGCCTCGCTCGTCCCCGCAGAGGCGCTGGTTCGCCTGCCGGGCGATATTTCAAACGGGGTGGCGGCGACCTTCCTTGCGAAGGGACTGACGGCCTGGATGGGATTGTACGCCTTGCACCCGCTGAAGGCGGGTGAGGTCGCCCTCGTGCTCGGGGCGTCGGGCAGCGTCGGGTCGATCCTGTCGCGCTGGGCGCGGTCGCTTGGCGCGACGGTGATCGGAGTAGCAGGATCGGGCGGCAAACTGGCGTCGGTCGCGGCCGGCGCCGACCATGCATTCGTCGCCGACGATCTAGCGCTTTCCGAGAGGGTCCGCACGATCGTGCCCATCGGCGTGGACGTGGTTTACGACTTTGTCGGACGTGCGACCTTCCCGTTGGCGGTCGCTTGTGTGCGCGATGGCGGCGTGATCGCCTCGATCGGTGCCGCGTCGGGACAAGCGCTTCCCGCAGCCGATCAGCTCCGCTCTCGCGCCGTCCAACTCCGGGGCGGCGGCACGCCGCAATATGTTCGGGGCGAAACCGTTGCTGTTGCCACGTCGCAGCTCTGGGGCGCGATCCGTGACGGCCTGTTCAGTGATCTCCAGGTGGCCCGATATTCGTTCGACAGGATCGCCGCCGCACACGAGGACATGGAAGCACGGCGGCTCACCGGCCTTCCTGTTGCGATAGTGTGACATCCATGCAGGTGTGCGCTTCTTTTGCTCCTGAATTTAACTTCATGGGAGATTTCCCATGACCGAAACCATGAAGGCGGTTGTTCTTAGTCGCTTCGGCGGGGCCGACGCATTCGAACTGCGCGACGTGCCCGTGCCGCCAGCCGGCGCCCGGCAGCTACGCGTCCGGATTCATGCGACAGCTGTCAACCCGCTCGACTACCAGATCCGTCGCGGTGACTATGCCGATCTGGTGCCCTTGCCATCGATCATCGGACACGACGTTTCCGGCGTAGTCGAAGAAATCGGGACAGAAGTGACGGAATTCGCGGCAGGCGATGAGGTTTACTATACACCTCGTATCTTCGGCGGTGCTGGCTCCTATGCCGAACGGCACGTCGTCGACGTTGAGCTGGTGGCCCGCAAGCCGTCGAACCTCAATCATGTCGAGGCGGCCAGCCTGACGCTGGTCGGGGGCACTGTCGTGGAAGCGTTGGTGACGCGTGCGCGCCTTTCTGTCGGTGAAACCGTTCTCATCCACGGCGGTGCCGGCGGCGTGGGAACGATCGCGATCCAGATTGCCAAGGCGATAGGCGCCCGCGTGCTGACCACCGCGCGTGCCGCCGACCATGCGTTTGTGCGGTCGCTCGGCGCCGACGAGGCGATCGACCATAGTATGGAGGGTTATGTCGCTGCCGCAACGCGGCTGACGGGCGGTCGCGGCGTCGACGTCGTGTTCGACACGATCGGCGGCGATACGCTGACGCGTAGCCCGTTGGCGCTTGCGGACATGGGACGTGTCGTCAGCATCGTTGACATTCCAAAGCCGCAGAACCTTATGGAGGCATGGGGCAAAAACGCCGCATATCACTTCGTTTTCACACGTCAGAATCGAGGAAAGCTTGATCTGCTTACCGGCCTTGTGGAACGCGGCCTCGTTCGGCCCATCGTGGGTGCGGTTCTGCCGCTGGCCCGTATCGGAGAGGCGCACGAACTTTTAGAGGGCAGGAGTGCTTACGCGCTTCGTGGGAAGGTGGCGATTGACGTGGCGGGAGACACTGTATCTTTCCCGCCCCGCCGCTGACAGCCGACGGTCCAGCAGCCATCTCCTAGGTGGTGATCGCAAGGTTCGCGCAAGCGTGCGGCCATGTCGCCGATGTTTCAGCGGCAACGCTGCCACGTCGGCGCGCGGCCGTCGTCGGTAAGGTCGTTCACATGTTAAGGACCGTTTCTTCGAAGCCCGGGGGCTCCCACGGATCGCCTGGCGGCACTCGCGTCGAAACTTGGTCGACATCCACTCGAAGGCGTGCAGCCAATGAACGGCCGGCCGCTACTTCGACGGACACCGGCGCGGTGTCTGACGCTAGCGACGATGGTCGCGTTGCTCTTTGCGCCGGTAGCCATCCCCGCTTCGCGTCTTGCTGTTAGCCGGGCCGGCGCTGCTGTGGACCTTCGTAGAGGCGGGAAGGCTGGCGCCGGTCGGCCGACCTCGGCTATACCAAGAAAACCTCGAACGATAAGGCACGGCGAGTGCTCGCGTGGACCCACGCGATCCTCATGAGGCGATAGTCGCGGCGGCCACTTCTATGATCGAGAGAGCTTGCTAAGCCGTCGAACAGACTGCGTAGCAATCATTTTGGATCACGCGTTCTCTATCAGAATGTGAGGGGCGGGTCAGTTCCGAAGCGACGCTCGAAGGCTTTCAATCGATTCAGGCATCTGTAAATCGAAGAAGCCCTTTGTCCGCCGCAACGGGGCTCAGGGCTTTCCCGCCGGGCTCGGTCGACGGCGCAGTATCATGCCGCCGTGATGCAAGGTGTCGGGGTCCACAAAATCACCATCGGCAGTAAAATGGGTATCGTCCCAATATTCGATGTGCGTGCCCCTAATTTCATAACGGCCTTCATAGGCGCGCTCGCGAGTGCCACGCGCCTCGACATAGCGACCATTGGGCAGGAGCTCGTGGCGGATACGGTCATCGTCCGTCATCCACATGCCAATATAAGGATGATCTGGTCGCATCGTGGGATGATCGGGCTCGTAGCGATTGGCTTAAGAAAGTGGTGGTCATCAGGATTGCAAGCGTATGTCGCATGATCGGGCTCCAAGACATCGTCTGACGCTGTCGGAGCCGAAAGCCGAACCGGAGCGCCGCAACAATTCTGGGGTCAGCTCCTGCGCGCGATGCGCAAGACTGGCCATGGAAGGGCGCGCCGCCAACTATTGCCGGCGCGGTTCGTTGTTCTCAATGACTTGCTGGTAGGCGACGAGATCTAGAAATGCCTCCGCCTCGATGACCAAGCCGTCCTTCATTCGAAGCATCCAGAGGAACCGGTTGCGATAGGGGGCGCCCGATGTGGTCGTCGCCGAACCGTCGAAGCGTATGAGGACCGTGTCTCCGACTGCATAGATACCGTGTACCTCCGGTACGACCGGACTGGCGAGACGGCTCGTCAGGGGGCGCGATGCCCGCTCGACGAAGTCAACCTGGCTACGATAGGTGCCAGCAACCGGGCCGGAGCCGTGGATCGTCCAAACGACATCGGGGGCGAGAAGGGCGGCGAAGACGTACGTTCCTTTGCGCCATTTGTCGAAAGCCTCCTGGACGATGTCCTTGTTCCGCTTTTCCATCGCGGTTTCATAGGTCTGTGCGCCCGGGTCGTGCGCCGTGATCTCCCCATGCGCTGGCCCCATAACAGTCAAGAACGCCGCGGCGATGAGCAACATATGGCGTGCGCCGGCAAAGCAGGAGCTTGAAATTTTAGTCATAGATCGTTCCTTTTCGTTGGCTTCTATGGTCGATGTTGGTCATGATTTGGTCCCAACCTGCCAAAGCGATTTCCGCCACGTTCTGAAGTTCGGCGCGATCCGCTCCATCTCGAGCGCGGATCGCCATGCCGCTTTGAACGGTCTGCACGAACCTTGCTAGTTTGGTGGTGTCTGCCGCGGCCTGAAGGTCGCCATCGGTGAAAACTTGCGCGACGCCTGTGCATGGGTTTTCGCTCTGGGACAGGCGTAAGAGCTCCGAAATGACGGCGCTGATCGGGCTGCGAATCGAGGGCCGGGTCGGCACCAGCAAGATCCCGCCCAACCAGATCACCTTCGGCACGCCCTTCGGGGCCCGTATGGCGCCCAAACTCGTCAAAGAGGACGAAGGGGCCGAATCGTATGTGTCCACTGAACTCACGTTATCCGGGCTGTAAGTGATTCGCCAAAAGCGATCTTTGCTAGTCCGGACAAATTCCTTTTTAGGCGATCTCGATCGTCTAATTCGTTAAGACGCAGCTTGTCTGTTTCGGACTTTGCCTGCGCAAGTCTGAGTGACCAATCTAAAACCCGTTTGGGAGCGTCGGCGGGACGAACAAGTGCGCGCACCGAACTACACAAACGTAGGACAGACCTTCTCGCCTTGCAAGGATATGTAAGGCTATCTGAATCAAATACTAAATATGGTGGAAAGGGCGGATAATCAGGGGGGCGGCCACGCCTTGATGCGTGCCAACTATCGGTGAGTCCACACAGAATCCCAAGCCGAAAACTTTTTGCAAAAGTGGCGAAGAGATCAGCCTAGACGGCCGTTGCATGTGCTGTCTCACCCACTGCGCTCTCATCCGACTCAGTTGATGATAATCTTCTGACAAATGCCGCCCGCGCTTTGATCGAAGCCGTCGGTCGTTTTGATTTTGCGCTGTTCATGATGTTGCAGATGCCGTTTGCAGCGTGCAGCTGCACCGTCTGTAATTTGCAGAAGCTGGACCAACGACATCAAGCGGCTCGAGGAGTACGGTACGCTCCGCGTTCACCACCGCTTGCCCAGTGCCGATGTGACACCCTTGAAATAGGGTTCGAGGCCATTGCGCTGAGTCTGGTCTAGGCGCGCGAGATAAGGCTCGATGGCCGGCCCCACGGGCTGGTTTGGTGCAAGTTCAAACACTTGGCCGGCGAACGCGAAGATCGCCTGGTCCGCGCGGTTCATAGGGCCGCCCGGGGTGTTCACCTCGGTGCGCCCGATGGAATTCGCAAGCTCGGCCGTTTTGATCATCGCGCGTTCCTTGCCGCGCACGGCTGCGGCCTGACTGAGAGCAAGTTGGGTCTCGACGTCGAAATCAAGCACGGGATTGGCGATAGATTTGACGCTGAGAATGTGCAGCGCCAAGCTATCGCCGCCGGCGGCGCGCTCTATAAAGGCATCCAGCGCGTCCGCCGGGGCCTTGTCGCCGGCATCGATCAAGCGGCCTGCAAGCGCAATTGTCATTTCCGGCAGCTTGTTGATATCAACTCCGATGCGCTTCAGCGTGTTCTGTGCCGATGAATCGCCGCGTCGCGCGACATCGACAATCTGCATGGCGCCCGGGCCATTGCGGGCATAACCATACATGAAGCTGTCACGCGGCGAATAAGCCCCGACCTTGATTCCGCCCGCCGGGGTCTCGCCGCGCATGAGCTTGAGGTCTCGCGCGCCGGGGCCGAAAAACGCAACACTCGGACCGGCATCGGCTATCCCAATCCGCTCCGCGATGGCCATCCATAGCTGTGCGCGGCTGCGCTGCTCAGGAAATGCGGGATCGTACAGATAGGGCCCCGCCAGCGCGAAGGTGCAGATCGCGCAGCCGAAATAATAGCCGGCCTCGTAGCGGAGTAGCGCGGTGGGCAGGTCGTTCTTTTTCTGCGCCGTAAACCCGGACAGATAGAGCAGCAATCCCTTCGTCACGTTGGCGGTTGGCTGTGCGGCCTGAAACGCCTTCTTTGCTGCATCATCCATCGCCCCCATAGCCCATTGGTCGGGCGGATCGCGGCGCTTGATCCAAGGCGGTTCAATGTCGGTGGAATTCTGGGCGAGCCGGGTCAGAATACGCTGCGCATTGTGCATGGTGGCGGCGTTCTTGCCCGGCTGCATCGTCGGAAGCGGCGGCGCCGGCGCGGCCGGCGCCGGAACGGGGATCGGTCGCACGGTAGATTGCGGTGCCGGGATCGCTTCGGGCGGCGGAGCTGGTGCAGGAGCAGGGCTCGGGGCAGCCGGCCGATCGGTAGAGGCCTGCTTCTGCAAATCAGGCGGATTTGCAGGCACCGGCGGCACGGTCTTCGGCTGCAACATGTAGACTGTAGCCCCGAGAAAAGCGACTCCGGCGACCGTCCATATTAACGGGGTCTTGTGCCACGGCGCAGGCGAGGGTGCCGCCTGCTCCCCGCGAAGGCCGTTGCTTACCGACCCTTCGGTAGGCGCCGCGCTGACCTTGGCCTCGCGCGAAGCACAGATTGGGCAGGTCTCATGGGCGTTGGCGTCGAACGGATGTCCCTGGACACATCGAACCATTCGCCGGGTCATTTGGCGGCCCCTTGCTGGATAGCGGCGACGCTGTTGACGCGCCTGGTGAACTCTTCCGGCGTCCACCAGCCCTGATTTGCGCGCGCAAGGAATTCACGCTGGAGCGCGGGCGGTGTGCCAAGCGCCGAGAGGCGCTTGGTCGCATCGGCGATGGCGTTGCCGTCCGGGACGGCGCCGCCTCCGGCGGATGCCGGAGCCACCGCCAAAGCCGCGAGGCGGGAGAGGGCGGTTTGCGTTAGCTGTCCGGTCAGGAACCGATCGCGGAATTCGCCGAGGATCGCGGTGACGGCCTCGCCATTGGCGGTGATCTGGCGCGACGGTGTGCGCATGAGGCGCGACTGGTAGGCCCCCTGCAAGGCGGCGAATGCGTCCGACTGCGCCTGTTTCGACGCGGGATCACACGTCAATGCGGTGCACGCCGACTGCTGCAGATAGTGTTCGAACCAGCCTCTTTCCGTGGGAGACGTATTGACAGCAACCAAGCGGTTCTGCTCGTCGAGCCGAACAACGCCGACCAGATTGAAGGGATTTTTGCTGCTGACGCTGATCCCGCTTTCCAACGTGCCGCCCCCTGCATAGACGCTCACGCGCACGCGACAACTGCTCTCGGCGAGGCTGGGACCTTGCGTTGAGATTTGTTGAGCGGGCTGCGTGTTCAGATAGTTTAGGTAGATAGCGAATGTATCGCCCGCCGCCGCAAAGTTTTCGCTCAGGATGTGCGAGACTTCCTCACCATAGATTGAGTCGGTACGGAACTTGAAGCTCGATCCCTTGAAGTCCGAGGACGCCGGGAAGCCCCTGCGAACGAGAGTGTAGCCGGATGAGTCCGCTGTCGGGATCAGTGGTTCCGGTTTCCCGTCCTTCCCTCTCTGGCGTGCCACGTCCAGTGCAAGGATGTCATCCCCGCAATTCTGGTAGCGCGCGAAAAAGATGACCGGGTCAGTCCTGCGGATCTTGTCCAGCACCTCTTCGAGTTTCTTGGCCTCAAGGATTCTCTCGACGAGGTCGGAGCTGAGGCGGTCGATTTCCGCCTGCATCTTGACAGGATCGAACGCCTTTAGGCGCGCGATCTCGGCTTTCAGTTCCTGCGTTTCCGTTTCGAGACGTGTGCGTTCGCCTTCGACCCGCCTGAGCTGCGAGACGGACTGATCGAGCCGTGTTTGCAGGCGCGTGATATCGCCTTCCGCTTGGGCGAGCTTGGCGAGCGCCACCTCGATCTCACGCTGGAGCGCATCCATGTCCTGCCGGGTGAAGTCACCCTTTTTTATGCGATCCACCGCACCGGCGAGCTCCTTGCGCACGCTGCCGATGGACCGGTTCACGATGGCTGCGATCTGCTCGGCGGTGAAGTCGGGGATGTAGTACTGCATGGCAAACACCATGAGGATGAGGAAGGCGCCCATCGCCTTCGTCATCACCGCCATCAGCGCCACTTCGCTGGTGTCGGACTGGCGCCTGCGCCGCCTCATGACATGGCGCCCGGCTTCTCCTGATCAATGTAGACACGGTTGATCAGGTTGGCGAGGCAGTATTGGCCGGCGGCGTTGAGGGCCAGCTCCTCCTGTTCCTGCACGCTGTGCTGGGCGAAGGCGAGGACGGCGCTGGCCAGCAGGGCCACCAGCGTCGTGTAGAACGAGACCGACAGGCCGCCGACGACGCGGCCGAGATCCATGTTCTTCGGGTCGATCAGGTGGAGCGCCAGCGACAGACCGATGACCGTGCCGAGAAAGCCGATGGTGGGGATCAGCCAAGCCATATAGCGCAGCATCTGGTAGCGGAGATCGACACGGTCTCCCATCAGGCTCAGCGCATTGGTCAGGATGGTCATCGACTGATCGACGGATTTGCTCGCCTGGAATTGCAGGATCGTCATGTCCAGCAGCGCCGGCAGGAACCCGCTCTCGGCATCATGAAGAGGCGCAACGCGGATGCGGATCGGCCCGAGTTCGTGGATCTCGAGCATCGTCGTCGAATCCTCCGGCAAGAACCCGGCGTTCAGGAAGGCACGCTCCCGCTGCGTCATGCGCCAGCGCACAAACAGATCCGCAAGCGACCAAGCCAGCAGAATGTAGGTGATGTTCTGAATAGTGAACGGGTAGGGGAAGATACTGTAGGGCTGACGATCAAGCAGGAGCGCGGCGCCAGCCGAGCCATAGGGCAGAACCAGCGTGAGCAGGGCGATGGTGGTGGCGGCGGCACCGATCGCGATGGCTCGGGCCCGGCCACGCGACGGAATCGAGGGCCAGACCGGATTGGATGGGTTTGAAAGTGGATCGGACGAGGTGGGTAGTCCGACGATCGGCAGGTGTGAGCCGGCGGTATTCTCGCTCGTCAACGCGAAACCTCCTGCTGGCGATCACAGCGCAGGCGATCGCCCTTACATAAGAAAAAGGTGTCGAAAGTAACGGAGTGCGTAAAAGACAATTTTCGGATGGTCGCGTGAGGCCATCCGAGAGCAATAGTTACAAGTGAGGACAGCCCTGTAAACTTGATAATTTGGCGGACATGATGGATCGGCCGGATGGATGCTACACATTTCTGTAATCGGTCGATGAAGGGCGCGATTGACGCTGCCGTGGTACCGTCCCTCGACAAGTCGACACCCGCTGTTGAGCAGATCGTTTCAAGAAGAGGCCGTTCATGATGGAAGATCATATGACCGATCTGGTCCTCTCGGACGCGTTGAAGCTCTACTTTGTGCGCCTCAGGCACACCCACGCAGCGGTTGGAATTTTCTATGGAAGCTGGGGCTCTCTGCGCGACATGCTTCCGTCGGAGATTGACGCCCGACTCTGTGAAGCCGTCGAACTCAACTGTCTCGGTGGCATCGTGTTTTTCGGCGCCCCGGTGCTCCACGTGCAATCCGGTCTGCATCCCGGCAGTGCTCCTGCTTATGCTGAACAATCTTGCGTGCTGACTGGCATGTTCCCGCAGATACTCGCCGACGACGGCACGGGCGAATGCGCGGACTACGCCGTGTTTGAGCCTCTCCTGCATGTGCCCGACTTTCCGGCGCTGGCGGCTGCCATGAGCGATTCCGCCTTGCTCGAGGACTGGAATGAGATTGTCATGTTTCCCGGCGGGCGGCCCGACGCGTGGAAGGTGGTCGTGAGGGAGCAGCTGCAACGTCGCGGCATTCCGCATGACGCGGAAGCGACATAGATACGGTTCGTCATGCCGCTTGCGGGTGTTGCGCCTGATAGGCCGCAAACCGCTCCTGCATCCGCATCTTGATGTAGAGTTGGTATTCCTGCCCTTCCCAGAACACGAGCCGCGATCGCCGGTCTGCCGGCTTCTTCAATTCGACCACGGCGAAGTGTCGCCCTTTATAGGCAGGCGTGTCCATGTAACGGATGGCCTTCACATCGGACCACGGAACGATCCCGCCGGATGAGGCTTCGTCCGCGTAGGAAATGCCCTCCTGTGTGAGTTCACGGATCATCACAAGTTCGGATCGCTTGACGTGCCGCAGGGGCGCGTCGGTCTTCATGATGTCGTAGAATTTCCAGAGGCTCCCGGGACCGATGAGAACGACGATCGGAACAACAGCGATGTGCCTGGCAAGGACTAAGGTCATTCCGAGATGATGACCGAGCGAATACTGCCCGAGATTTGACCACCATTTGGCCAGAACGCCCGGCAGCGCTTGCGCCGTGCCGATCATCGCAAACGGCACTAACATCGTGACACCAAGGCCGACGACCAGCAAAAGACCGGCAAGCCATAGCCTGGTTGGCTGCGGCAGCACACCGGCATAGATCTCTTTGTAGGATGCGTCCATGGATGCCGCGGCCGGCTCGCTCATCGTCACTGCTCCTCTGTCTCATCGCTGACCGAAGTTGAAGCAAAGCCCGCCAGCCGCATCGGATGATGCGCGGCATGGGCTGCAATCAGAAGCGCGGCGGTGCGTGCGGCCTGCTGGCGATCTGCCATAAGCACCGTGGCAACCGCGGCGCTGTCGGGACGGCTTGCCTGGCACAGCCACGCCGTTCGGTGGTGCCTCGAGACCATCGCGCATAGTCCGGGGGCAATGGGATTGTCCATCGTGGACATGACGTGACCCGCATCATGCCGCCACATGCGCGGCAGGAAATTTCGCAGAAAGGCCGTATCGTCGTCGTCTGACGGCTTTTCGCCAAGCCCGCGCGACAGGTGGGCGACGTGGCGGGCATCGGCCGGCGATCGATAGAGGGTCAGCATCATGTGGTGTTCGGGGCGTCCCGACATCCAGCGCCGTGACCAGGGACCGCGATCATGCACGGCCAGGAACGGCTTTCCGGGCGCCCAGCCGGGCAGACCGGGCACGGAGCGGCCCTGCGCGCGCACGGGCGGGCCGTCGAGGGTGCCGGCGCAGATCAACATCGCGAGGCAGACCTGTCTCAGCATGGCAGACCGAACCGATTGGCAAGCGAGCGCAGCGCCGGCTTCAAGGTGCCGCTGCGGTCGTCCGGAAAGAGGTCGGCAAGGGCATGGACCGCGAGCGGATTTGCGGGTCCGGCGGCGATTGCGAGCAGGATAAGCGCGATGTGCTCCGGCGACAGCTGCAATCCGTCCGCCGCCTCGCGGACCGGCGCGTGGCGCGCGATTTCGCGTATCAAAAAAGCAGTGGCCGGGGGCAGGTGCGCGGGGTCGCCGCTTCGCAGGGCAAGCAGCCCGTCCGGACGCCATGTAACGCCGGTCGCGGCCTGGACAAGTGACACGCCGAGATCGGGTAGGCTCTGTTCGCGCGGCGCGCGGTGCAAACGGTGCGCCAGCCAGTTGCGCCATCGTGTGATCAACGGGGGTGGCTGCAGCGCAATCCGTGGCCGCGACAGCCGTCGCCGTCCCGGTCTTTCCGAACTCGGTGGAGATAGGGTGGGCTCGACCTCTGGCGGCGGCGGTGCAGCACTCGGGACGGAAGGCGGCGCGGCAGGCACAGGCTGCATCGATTGTTTGCCTGCCATCAGGGCAACCTTGCGCATCGCGGGAAGGATACCGCTGGCCTCGCCGTCGGGGCCGGTGAAAACGAGACTTGTTTCGGGCGTCATCAGGTTGGCCGAAAGCGCCAATGCGCGGATTTCGTCGCGCTGGCTGGTCGAGGCGCCTGAGCTTGCCAGGGCGGCAATCCGTTCGGCTGCCTGAAGCGCTGCCAATGCGGCTCCATCCTGTGCCGCGGTCGGCTGTCCGAAACTCGCTGGCACATCGATGGCGAAGGCAATCGGTGCGGGCGTGATTGTAATGGGCGTGCTGCGTGGGATCGTATCAGCGTCCACCCGGATATCGATGTCGGGGGACGCTTCGACGATCAGAGCCATGTCGTGAGCGATGTCGGTGAGCCGCGGCAATAGGTGATCCGGCAGCGCCGGCACCACACGATCCGGGTCGGCACCGGGGCGCAGCGTTAGGATTGTCATCCCGGGCGGTAGCGCGACGACACTGTCCGTCCGCACCGAAACCGCTTCGCCGGGCTGGATGCCGGCGATCGACAAAGTGCGCCAACCGTCCTTCAGTTGTTCGATGAGAATAGCGCGGTTACCGTCGACAGTCGCCGCGTCATAGCTGTTTTCCGCGCGTCGGCGGGCCTGCGCGTGTGCGTGCCAGACATGGCCGCCGATTTCGACAGAAGTGGCATACACGACCTCCTTATCGACTGCCGGCGGCAACGTCAGCACGGCCTCGATCGGAACAGCTTCGGTATTGCTGAAGTGGCGCTCG
Coding sequences within:
- a CDS encoding pirin family protein translates to MLHRSIDRVTAIPPLGPGFDGEHHKAALVVAPGNFHATDPFFLMADDHITLEGRFGEAHPHAGLETVTFMLDGTMEDTGGRLAKGDVEWMTAGSGIVHSEDAMVSTGMRLFQLWLVLPVEQRNMPPRVQILQRAAMPVHLEPGIEATVYSGRLGNAAAPTKNAVPVTLADIRMEPGATFAPELPAAYNAFTVVIDGEAAAGARDEPLSGNMVGWTGPVGGGSSTLALRAGAKGARMLLYAGQPQNIEVVAQGPFIAGSRDELAAYHAAYRHGRFPHAGTMRPMALA
- a CDS encoding zinc-binding dehydrogenase, whose amino-acid sequence is MARKIEIPTTGTPAVLRVVETEVGLPGAGQVRLVQTAIGINYVDVMVRKGLYPMRLPATLGFEAAGVVDALGPGVIGFTPGDRVAYFFVEGAYATASLVPAEALVRLPGDISNGVAATFLAKGLTAWMGLYALHPLKAGEVALVLGASGSVGSILSRWARSLGATVIGVAGSGGKLASVAAGADHAFVADDLALSERVRTIVPIGVDVVYDFVGRATFPLAVACVRDGGVIASIGAASGQALPAADQLRSRAVQLRGGGTPQYVRGETVAVATSQLWGAIRDGLFSDLQVARYSFDRIAAAHEDMEARRLTGLPVAIV
- a CDS encoding zinc-dependent alcohol dehydrogenase family protein; the protein is MTETMKAVVLSRFGGADAFELRDVPVPPAGARQLRVRIHATAVNPLDYQIRRGDYADLVPLPSIIGHDVSGVVEEIGTEVTEFAAGDEVYYTPRIFGGAGSYAERHVVDVELVARKPSNLNHVEAASLTLVGGTVVEALVTRARLSVGETVLIHGGAGGVGTIAIQIAKAIGARVLTTARAADHAFVRSLGADEAIDHSMEGYVAAATRLTGGRGVDVVFDTIGGDTLTRSPLALADMGRVVSIVDIPKPQNLMEAWGKNAAYHFVFTRQNRGKLDLLTGLVERGLVRPIVGAVLPLARIGEAHELLEGRSAYALRGKVAIDVAGDTVSFPPRR
- a CDS encoding nuclear transport factor 2 family protein, whose product is MTKISSSCFAGARHMLLIAAAFLTVMGPAHGEITAHDPGAQTYETAMEKRNKDIVQEAFDKWRKGTYVFAALLAPDVVWTIHGSGPVAGTYRSQVDFVERASRPLTSRLASPVVPEVHGIYAVGDTVLIRFDGSATTTSGAPYRNRFLWMLRMKDGLVIEAEAFLDLVAYQQVIENNEPRRQ
- a CDS encoding MotA/TolQ/ExbB proton channel family protein — protein: MTSENTAGSHLPIVGLPTSSDPLSNPSNPVWPSIPSRGRARAIAIGAAATTIALLTLVLPYGSAGAALLLDRQPYSIFPYPFTIQNITYILLAWSLADLFVRWRMTQRERAFLNAGFLPEDSTTMLEIHELGPIRIRVAPLHDAESGFLPALLDMTILQFQASKSVDQSMTILTNALSLMGDRVDLRYQMLRYMAWLIPTIGFLGTVIGLSLALHLIDPKNMDLGRVVGGLSVSFYTTLVALLASAVLAFAQHSVQEQEELALNAAGQYCLANLINRVYIDQEKPGAMS
- a CDS encoding VIT domain-containing protein translates to MERAGNEWPSSGHDRLTDPLAPFLRPAPLPTPPLLLSRTNIHLRLAPPLARLIVERHFSNTEAVPIEAVLTLPPAVDKEVVYATSVEIGGHVWHAHAQARRRAENSYDAATVDGNRAILIEQLKDGWRTLSIAGIQPGEAVSVRTDSVVALPPGMTILTLRPGADPDRVVPALPDHLLPRLTDIAHDMALIVEASPDIDIRVDADTIPRSTPITITPAPIAFAIDVPASFGQPTAAQDGAALAALQAAERIAALASSGASTSQRDEIRALALSANLMTPETSLVFTGPDGEASGILPAMRKVALMAGKQSMQPVPAAPPSVPSAAPPPPEVEPTLSPPSSERPGRRRLSRPRIALQPPPLITRWRNWLAHRLHRAPREQSLPDLGVSLVQAATGVTWRPDGLLALRSGDPAHLPPATAFLIREIARHAPVREAADGLQLSPEHIALILLAIAAGPANPLAVHALADLFPDDRSGTLKPALRSLANRFGLPC